A genomic stretch from Gorilla gorilla gorilla isolate KB3781 chromosome 20, NHGRI_mGorGor1-v2.1_pri, whole genome shotgun sequence includes:
- the DMPK gene encoding myotonin-protein kinase isoform X4 codes for MSAEVRLRRLQQLVLDPGFLGLEPLLDLLLGVHQELGASELAQDKYVADFLQWAEPIVVRLKEVRLQRDDFEILKVIGRGAFSEVAVVKMKQTGQVYAMKIMNKWDMLKRGEVSCFREERDVLVNGDRRWITQLHFAFQDENYLYLVMEYYVGGDLLTLLSKFGERIPAEMARFYLAEIVMAIDSVHRLGYVHRDIKPDNILLDRCGHIRLADFGSCLKLRADGTVQSLVAVGTPDYLSPEILQAVGGGPGTGSYGPECDWWALGVFAYEMFYGQTPFYADSTAETYGKIVHYKEHLSLPLVDEGVPEEARDFIQRLLCPPETRLGRGGAGDFQTHPFFFGLDWDGLRDSVPPFTPDFEGATDTCNFDLVEDGLTAMETLSDIREGAPLGVHLPFVGYSYSCMALRDSEVPGSTPMELEAEQLLEPHVQAPSLEPSVSPQDETAEVAVPAAVPAAEAEAEVTLRELQEALEEEVLTRQSLSREMEAIRTDNQNFASQLREAEARNRDLEAHVRQLQERMELLQAEGATAVTGVPSPRATDPPSHLDGPPAVALGQCPLVGSGPMHRRHLLLPARVPRPGLSEALSLLLFAVVLSGAAALGCIGLVAHAGQLTAVWRRPGAARAP; via the exons ATGTCAGCCGAGGTGCGGCTGAGGCGGCTCCAGCAGCTGGTGTTGGACCCGGGCTTCCTGGGGCTGGAGCCCCTGCTCGACCTTCTCCTGGGCGTCCACCAGGAGCTGGGCGCCTCCGAACTGGCCCAGGACAAGTACGTGGCCGACTTCTTGCAGTGGG cggAGCCCATCGTGGTGAGGCTTAAGGAGGTCCGACTGCAGAGGGACGACTTCGAGATTCTGAAGGTGATCGGACGCGGGGCGTTCAGCGAG GTAGCGGTAGTGAAGATGAAGCAGACGGGCCAGGTGTATGCCATGAAGATCATGAACAAGTGGGACATGCTGAAGAGGGGCGAG GTGTCGTGCTTCCGTGAGGAGAGGGACGTGTTGGTGAATGGGGACCGGCGGTGGATCACGCAGCTGCACTTCGCCTTCCAGGATGAGAACTACCTG TACCTGGTCATGGAGTATTATGTGGGCGGGGACCTGCTGACACTGCTGAGCAAGTTTGGGGAGCGGATTCCGGCCGAGATGGCGCGCTTCTACCTGGCGGAGATTGTCATGGCCATAGACTCGGTGCACCGGCTTGGCTACGTGCACAG GGACATCAAACCCGACAACATCCTGCTGGACCGCTGTGGCCACATCCGCCTGGCCGACTTCGGCTCTTGCCTCAAGCTGCGGGCAGATGGAACG GTGCAGTCGCTGGTGGCTGTGGGCACCCCAGACTACCTGTCCCCCGAGATCCTGCAGGCTGTGGGCGGTGGGCCTGGGACAGGCAGCTACGGGCCCGAGTGTGACTGGTGGGCGCTGGGTGTATTCGCCTATGAAATGTTCTATGGGCAGACGCCCTTCTACGCGGATTCCACGGCGGAGACCTATGGCAAGATCGTCCACTACAAG GAGCACCTCTCTCTGCCGCTGGTGGACGAAGGGGTCCCTGAGGAGGCTCGAGACTTCATTCAGCGGTTGCTGTGTCCCCCGGAGACACGGCTGGGCCGGGGTGGAGCAGGCGACTTCCAGACACATCCCTTCTTCTTTGGCCTCGACTGGGATGGTCTCCGGGACAGCGTGCCCCCCTTTACACCGGATTTCGAAGGTGCCACCGACACATGCAACTTCGACTTGGTGGAGGACGGGCTCACTGCCATG GAGACACTGTCGGACATTCGGGAAGGTGCGCCGCTGGGGGTCCACCTGCCTTTTGTGGGCTACTCCTACTCCTGCATGGCCCTCAG GGACAGTGAGGTCCCAGGCTCCACACCCATGGAACTGGAGGCCGAGCAGCTGCTTGAGCCACACGTGCAAGCGCCCAGCCTGGAGCCCTCGGTGTCCCCACAGGATGAAACA GCTGAAGTGGCAGTTCCAGCGGCTGTCCCTGCGGCAGAGGCTGAGGCCGAGGTGACGCTGCGGGAGCTCCAGGaggccctggaggaggaggtgctCACCCGGCAGAGCCTGAGCCGGGAGATGGAGGCCATCCGCACGGACAACCAGAACTTCGCCAG TCAACTACGCGAGGCAGAGGCTCGGAACCGGGACCTAGAGGCACACGTCCGGCAGTTGCAGGAGCGGATGGAGTTGCTGCAGGCAGAGGGAGCCACAG cTGTCACGGGGGTCCCCAGTCCCCGGGCCACGGATCCACCTTCCCAT CTAGATGGCCCCCCGGCCGTGGCTCTGGGCCAGTGCCCGCTGGTGGGGTCAGGCCCCATGCACCGCCGCCACCTGCTGCTCCCTGCCAGG GTCCCTAGGCCTGGCCTATCGGAGGCGCTTTCCCTGCTCCTGTTCGCCGTTGTTCTGTCTGGTGCCGCCGCCCTGGGCTGCATTGGGTTGGTGGCCCACGCCGGCCAACTCACCGCAGTCTGGCGCCGCCCAGGAGCTGCCCGCGCTCCCTGA
- the DMPK gene encoding myotonin-protein kinase isoform X3 — translation MSAEVRLRRLQQLVLDPGFLGLEPLLDLLLGVHQELGASELAQDKYVADFLQWAEPIVVRLKEVRLQRDDFEILKVIGRGAFSEVAVVKMKQTGQVYAMKIMNKWDMLKRGEVSCFREERDVLVNGDRRWITQLHFAFQDENYLYLVMEYYVGGDLLTLLSKFGERIPAEMARFYLAEIVMAIDSVHRLGYVHRDIKPDNILLDRCGHIRLADFGSCLKLRADGTVQSLVAVGTPDYLSPEILQAVGGGPGTGSYGPECDWWALGVFAYEMFYGQTPFYADSTAETYGKIVHYKEHLSLPLVDEGVPEEARDFIQRLLCPPETRLGRGGAGDFQTHPFFFGLDWDGLRDSVPPFTPDFEGATDTCNFDLVEDGLTAMETLSDIREGAPLGVHLPFVGYSYSCMALRDSEVPGSTPMELEAEQLLEPHVQAPSLEPSVSPQDETAEVAVPAAVPAAEAEAEVTLRELQEALEEEVLTRQSLSREMEAIRTDNQNFASQLREAEARNRDLEAHVRQLQERMELLQAEGATAVTGVPSPRATDPPSHMAPRPWLWASARWWGQAPCTAATCCSLPGSLGLAYRRRFPCSCSPLFCLVPPPWAALGWWPTPANSPQSGAAQELPALPEP, via the exons ATGTCAGCCGAGGTGCGGCTGAGGCGGCTCCAGCAGCTGGTGTTGGACCCGGGCTTCCTGGGGCTGGAGCCCCTGCTCGACCTTCTCCTGGGCGTCCACCAGGAGCTGGGCGCCTCCGAACTGGCCCAGGACAAGTACGTGGCCGACTTCTTGCAGTGGG cggAGCCCATCGTGGTGAGGCTTAAGGAGGTCCGACTGCAGAGGGACGACTTCGAGATTCTGAAGGTGATCGGACGCGGGGCGTTCAGCGAG GTAGCGGTAGTGAAGATGAAGCAGACGGGCCAGGTGTATGCCATGAAGATCATGAACAAGTGGGACATGCTGAAGAGGGGCGAG GTGTCGTGCTTCCGTGAGGAGAGGGACGTGTTGGTGAATGGGGACCGGCGGTGGATCACGCAGCTGCACTTCGCCTTCCAGGATGAGAACTACCTG TACCTGGTCATGGAGTATTATGTGGGCGGGGACCTGCTGACACTGCTGAGCAAGTTTGGGGAGCGGATTCCGGCCGAGATGGCGCGCTTCTACCTGGCGGAGATTGTCATGGCCATAGACTCGGTGCACCGGCTTGGCTACGTGCACAG GGACATCAAACCCGACAACATCCTGCTGGACCGCTGTGGCCACATCCGCCTGGCCGACTTCGGCTCTTGCCTCAAGCTGCGGGCAGATGGAACG GTGCAGTCGCTGGTGGCTGTGGGCACCCCAGACTACCTGTCCCCCGAGATCCTGCAGGCTGTGGGCGGTGGGCCTGGGACAGGCAGCTACGGGCCCGAGTGTGACTGGTGGGCGCTGGGTGTATTCGCCTATGAAATGTTCTATGGGCAGACGCCCTTCTACGCGGATTCCACGGCGGAGACCTATGGCAAGATCGTCCACTACAAG GAGCACCTCTCTCTGCCGCTGGTGGACGAAGGGGTCCCTGAGGAGGCTCGAGACTTCATTCAGCGGTTGCTGTGTCCCCCGGAGACACGGCTGGGCCGGGGTGGAGCAGGCGACTTCCAGACACATCCCTTCTTCTTTGGCCTCGACTGGGATGGTCTCCGGGACAGCGTGCCCCCCTTTACACCGGATTTCGAAGGTGCCACCGACACATGCAACTTCGACTTGGTGGAGGACGGGCTCACTGCCATG GAGACACTGTCGGACATTCGGGAAGGTGCGCCGCTGGGGGTCCACCTGCCTTTTGTGGGCTACTCCTACTCCTGCATGGCCCTCAG GGACAGTGAGGTCCCAGGCTCCACACCCATGGAACTGGAGGCCGAGCAGCTGCTTGAGCCACACGTGCAAGCGCCCAGCCTGGAGCCCTCGGTGTCCCCACAGGATGAAACA GCTGAAGTGGCAGTTCCAGCGGCTGTCCCTGCGGCAGAGGCTGAGGCCGAGGTGACGCTGCGGGAGCTCCAGGaggccctggaggaggaggtgctCACCCGGCAGAGCCTGAGCCGGGAGATGGAGGCCATCCGCACGGACAACCAGAACTTCGCCAG TCAACTACGCGAGGCAGAGGCTCGGAACCGGGACCTAGAGGCACACGTCCGGCAGTTGCAGGAGCGGATGGAGTTGCTGCAGGCAGAGGGAGCCACAG cTGTCACGGGGGTCCCCAGTCCCCGGGCCACGGATCCACCTTCCCAT ATGGCCCCCCGGCCGTGGCTCTGGGCCAGTGCCCGCTGGTGGGGTCAGGCCCCATGCACCGCCGCCACCTGCTGCTCCCTGCCAGG GTCCCTAGGCCTGGCCTATCGGAGGCGCTTTCCCTGCTCCTGTTCGCCGTTGTTCTGTCTGGTGCCGCCGCCCTGGGCTGCATTGGGTTGGTGGCCCACGCCGGCCAACTCACCGCAGTCTGGCGCCGCCCAGGAGCTGCCCGCGCTCCCTGAACCCTAG
- the DMPK gene encoding myotonin-protein kinase isoform X5 yields MKQTGQVYAMKIMNKWDMLKRGEVSCFREERDVLVNGDRRWITQLHFAFQDENYLYLVMEYYVGGDLLTLLSKFGERIPAEMARFYLAEIVMAIDSVHRLGYVHRDIKPDNILLDRCGHIRLADFGSCLKLRADGTVQSLVAVGTPDYLSPEILQAVGGGPGTGSYGPECDWWALGVFAYEMFYGQTPFYADSTAETYGKIVHYKEHLSLPLVDEGVPEEARDFIQRLLCPPETRLGRGGAGDFQTHPFFFGLDWDGLRDSVPPFTPDFEGATDTCNFDLVEDGLTAMVSGGGETLSDIREGAPLGVHLPFVGYSYSCMALRDSEVPGSTPMELEAEQLLEPHVQAPSLEPSVSPQDETAEVAVPAAVPAAEAEAEVTLRELQEALEEEVLTRQSLSREMEAIRTDNQNFASQLREAEARNRDLEAHVRQLQERMELLQAEGATAVTGVPSPRATDPPSHMAPRPWLWASARWWGQAPCTAATCCSLPGSLGLAYRRRFPCSCSPLFCLVPPPWAALGWWPTPANSPQSGAAQELPALPEP; encoded by the exons ATGAAGCAGACGGGCCAGGTGTATGCCATGAAGATCATGAACAAGTGGGACATGCTGAAGAGGGGCGAG GTGTCGTGCTTCCGTGAGGAGAGGGACGTGTTGGTGAATGGGGACCGGCGGTGGATCACGCAGCTGCACTTCGCCTTCCAGGATGAGAACTACCTG TACCTGGTCATGGAGTATTATGTGGGCGGGGACCTGCTGACACTGCTGAGCAAGTTTGGGGAGCGGATTCCGGCCGAGATGGCGCGCTTCTACCTGGCGGAGATTGTCATGGCCATAGACTCGGTGCACCGGCTTGGCTACGTGCACAG GGACATCAAACCCGACAACATCCTGCTGGACCGCTGTGGCCACATCCGCCTGGCCGACTTCGGCTCTTGCCTCAAGCTGCGGGCAGATGGAACG GTGCAGTCGCTGGTGGCTGTGGGCACCCCAGACTACCTGTCCCCCGAGATCCTGCAGGCTGTGGGCGGTGGGCCTGGGACAGGCAGCTACGGGCCCGAGTGTGACTGGTGGGCGCTGGGTGTATTCGCCTATGAAATGTTCTATGGGCAGACGCCCTTCTACGCGGATTCCACGGCGGAGACCTATGGCAAGATCGTCCACTACAAG GAGCACCTCTCTCTGCCGCTGGTGGACGAAGGGGTCCCTGAGGAGGCTCGAGACTTCATTCAGCGGTTGCTGTGTCCCCCGGAGACACGGCTGGGCCGGGGTGGAGCAGGCGACTTCCAGACACATCCCTTCTTCTTTGGCCTCGACTGGGATGGTCTCCGGGACAGCGTGCCCCCCTTTACACCGGATTTCGAAGGTGCCACCGACACATGCAACTTCGACTTGGTGGAGGACGGGCTCACTGCCATGGTGAGCGGGGGCGGG GAGACACTGTCGGACATTCGGGAAGGTGCGCCGCTGGGGGTCCACCTGCCTTTTGTGGGCTACTCCTACTCCTGCATGGCCCTCAG GGACAGTGAGGTCCCAGGCTCCACACCCATGGAACTGGAGGCCGAGCAGCTGCTTGAGCCACACGTGCAAGCGCCCAGCCTGGAGCCCTCGGTGTCCCCACAGGATGAAACA GCTGAAGTGGCAGTTCCAGCGGCTGTCCCTGCGGCAGAGGCTGAGGCCGAGGTGACGCTGCGGGAGCTCCAGGaggccctggaggaggaggtgctCACCCGGCAGAGCCTGAGCCGGGAGATGGAGGCCATCCGCACGGACAACCAGAACTTCGCCAG TCAACTACGCGAGGCAGAGGCTCGGAACCGGGACCTAGAGGCACACGTCCGGCAGTTGCAGGAGCGGATGGAGTTGCTGCAGGCAGAGGGAGCCACAG cTGTCACGGGGGTCCCCAGTCCCCGGGCCACGGATCCACCTTCCCAT ATGGCCCCCCGGCCGTGGCTCTGGGCCAGTGCCCGCTGGTGGGGTCAGGCCCCATGCACCGCCGCCACCTGCTGCTCCCTGCCAGG GTCCCTAGGCCTGGCCTATCGGAGGCGCTTTCCCTGCTCCTGTTCGCCGTTGTTCTGTCTGGTGCCGCCGCCCTGGGCTGCATTGGGTTGGTGGCCCACGCCGGCCAACTCACCGCAGTCTGGCGCCGCCCAGGAGCTGCCCGCGCTCCCTGAACCCTAG
- the DMPK gene encoding myotonin-protein kinase isoform X8, producing the protein MVLPVQHVSRGAAEAAPAAGVGPGLPGAGAPARPSPGRPPGAGRLRTGPGQVRGRLLAVGPKSKVSQSVVQEPPASESRAEPIVVRLKEVRLQRDDFEILKVIGRGAFSEVAVVKMKQTGQVYAMKIMNKWDMLKRGEVSCFREERDVLVNGDRRWITQLHFAFQDENYLYLVMEYYVGGDLLTLLSKFGERIPAEMARFYLAEIVMAIDSVHRLGYVHRDIKPDNILLDRCGHIRLADFGSCLKLRADGTVQSLVAVGTPDYLSPEILQAVGGGPGTGSYGPECDWWALGVFAYEMFYGQTPFYADSTAETYGKIVHYKEHLSLPLVDEGVPEEARDFIQRLLCPPETRLGRGGAGDFQTHPFFFGLDWDGLRDSVPPFTPDFEGATDTCNFDLVEDGLTAMVSGGGETLSDIREGAPLGVHLPFVGYSYSCMALRDSEVPGSTPMELEAEQLLEPHVQAPSLEPSVSPQDETAEVAVPAAVPAAEAEAEVTLRELQEALEEEVLTRQSLSREMEAIRTDNQNFASQLREAEARNRDLEAHVRQLQERMELLQAEGATAVTGVPSPRATDPPSHMAPRPWLWASARWWGQAPCTAATCCSLPGSLGLAYRRRFPCSCSPLFCLVPPPWAALGWWPTPANSPQSGAAQELPALPEP; encoded by the exons ATGGTGCTGCCTGTCCAACATGTCAGCCGAGGTGCGGCTGAGGCGGCTCCAGCAGCTGGTGTTGGACCCGGGCTTCCTGGGGCTGGAGCCCCTGCTCGACCTTCTCCTGGGCGTCCACCAGGAGCTGGGCGCCTCCGAACTGGCCCAGGACAAGTACGTGGCCGACTTCTTGCAGTGGG ccccaaaTCCAAGGTTTCCCAAAGTGTGGTTCAAGAACCACCTGCATCTGAATCTAGAG cggAGCCCATCGTGGTGAGGCTTAAGGAGGTCCGACTGCAGAGGGACGACTTCGAGATTCTGAAGGTGATCGGACGCGGGGCGTTCAGCGAG GTAGCGGTAGTGAAGATGAAGCAGACGGGCCAGGTGTATGCCATGAAGATCATGAACAAGTGGGACATGCTGAAGAGGGGCGAG GTGTCGTGCTTCCGTGAGGAGAGGGACGTGTTGGTGAATGGGGACCGGCGGTGGATCACGCAGCTGCACTTCGCCTTCCAGGATGAGAACTACCTG TACCTGGTCATGGAGTATTATGTGGGCGGGGACCTGCTGACACTGCTGAGCAAGTTTGGGGAGCGGATTCCGGCCGAGATGGCGCGCTTCTACCTGGCGGAGATTGTCATGGCCATAGACTCGGTGCACCGGCTTGGCTACGTGCACAG GGACATCAAACCCGACAACATCCTGCTGGACCGCTGTGGCCACATCCGCCTGGCCGACTTCGGCTCTTGCCTCAAGCTGCGGGCAGATGGAACG GTGCAGTCGCTGGTGGCTGTGGGCACCCCAGACTACCTGTCCCCCGAGATCCTGCAGGCTGTGGGCGGTGGGCCTGGGACAGGCAGCTACGGGCCCGAGTGTGACTGGTGGGCGCTGGGTGTATTCGCCTATGAAATGTTCTATGGGCAGACGCCCTTCTACGCGGATTCCACGGCGGAGACCTATGGCAAGATCGTCCACTACAAG GAGCACCTCTCTCTGCCGCTGGTGGACGAAGGGGTCCCTGAGGAGGCTCGAGACTTCATTCAGCGGTTGCTGTGTCCCCCGGAGACACGGCTGGGCCGGGGTGGAGCAGGCGACTTCCAGACACATCCCTTCTTCTTTGGCCTCGACTGGGATGGTCTCCGGGACAGCGTGCCCCCCTTTACACCGGATTTCGAAGGTGCCACCGACACATGCAACTTCGACTTGGTGGAGGACGGGCTCACTGCCATGGTGAGCGGGGGCGGG GAGACACTGTCGGACATTCGGGAAGGTGCGCCGCTGGGGGTCCACCTGCCTTTTGTGGGCTACTCCTACTCCTGCATGGCCCTCAG GGACAGTGAGGTCCCAGGCTCCACACCCATGGAACTGGAGGCCGAGCAGCTGCTTGAGCCACACGTGCAAGCGCCCAGCCTGGAGCCCTCGGTGTCCCCACAGGATGAAACA GCTGAAGTGGCAGTTCCAGCGGCTGTCCCTGCGGCAGAGGCTGAGGCCGAGGTGACGCTGCGGGAGCTCCAGGaggccctggaggaggaggtgctCACCCGGCAGAGCCTGAGCCGGGAGATGGAGGCCATCCGCACGGACAACCAGAACTTCGCCAG TCAACTACGCGAGGCAGAGGCTCGGAACCGGGACCTAGAGGCACACGTCCGGCAGTTGCAGGAGCGGATGGAGTTGCTGCAGGCAGAGGGAGCCACAG cTGTCACGGGGGTCCCCAGTCCCCGGGCCACGGATCCACCTTCCCAT ATGGCCCCCCGGCCGTGGCTCTGGGCCAGTGCCCGCTGGTGGGGTCAGGCCCCATGCACCGCCGCCACCTGCTGCTCCCTGCCAGG GTCCCTAGGCCTGGCCTATCGGAGGCGCTTTCCCTGCTCCTGTTCGCCGTTGTTCTGTCTGGTGCCGCCGCCCTGGGCTGCATTGGGTTGGTGGCCCACGCCGGCCAACTCACCGCAGTCTGGCGCCGCCCAGGAGCTGCCCGCGCTCCCTGAACCCTAG
- the DMPK gene encoding myotonin-protein kinase isoform X1 yields the protein MSAEVRLRRLQQLVLDPGFLGLEPLLDLLLGVHQELGASELAQDKYVADFLQWAEPIVVRLKEVRLQRDDFEILKVIGRGAFSEVAVVKMKQTGQVYAMKIMNKWDMLKRGEVSCFREERDVLVNGDRRWITQLHFAFQDENYLYLVMEYYVGGDLLTLLSKFGERIPAEMARFYLAEIVMAIDSVHRLGYVHRDIKPDNILLDRCGHIRLADFGSCLKLRADGTVQSLVAVGTPDYLSPEILQAVGGGPGTGSYGPECDWWALGVFAYEMFYGQTPFYADSTAETYGKIVHYKEHLSLPLVDEGVPEEARDFIQRLLCPPETRLGRGGAGDFQTHPFFFGLDWDGLRDSVPPFTPDFEGATDTCNFDLVEDGLTAMVSGGGETLSDIREGAPLGVHLPFVGYSYSCMALRDSEVPGSTPMELEAEQLLEPHVQAPSLEPSVSPQDETAEVAVPAAVPAAEAEAEVTLRELQEALEEEVLTRQSLSREMEAIRTDNQNFASQLREAEARNRDLEAHVRQLQERMELLQAEGATAVTGVPSPRATDPPSHMAPRPWLWASARWWGQAPCTAATCCSLPGSLGLAYRRRFPCSCSPLFCLVPPPWAALGWWPTPANSPQSGAAQELPALPEP from the exons ATGTCAGCCGAGGTGCGGCTGAGGCGGCTCCAGCAGCTGGTGTTGGACCCGGGCTTCCTGGGGCTGGAGCCCCTGCTCGACCTTCTCCTGGGCGTCCACCAGGAGCTGGGCGCCTCCGAACTGGCCCAGGACAAGTACGTGGCCGACTTCTTGCAGTGGG cggAGCCCATCGTGGTGAGGCTTAAGGAGGTCCGACTGCAGAGGGACGACTTCGAGATTCTGAAGGTGATCGGACGCGGGGCGTTCAGCGAG GTAGCGGTAGTGAAGATGAAGCAGACGGGCCAGGTGTATGCCATGAAGATCATGAACAAGTGGGACATGCTGAAGAGGGGCGAG GTGTCGTGCTTCCGTGAGGAGAGGGACGTGTTGGTGAATGGGGACCGGCGGTGGATCACGCAGCTGCACTTCGCCTTCCAGGATGAGAACTACCTG TACCTGGTCATGGAGTATTATGTGGGCGGGGACCTGCTGACACTGCTGAGCAAGTTTGGGGAGCGGATTCCGGCCGAGATGGCGCGCTTCTACCTGGCGGAGATTGTCATGGCCATAGACTCGGTGCACCGGCTTGGCTACGTGCACAG GGACATCAAACCCGACAACATCCTGCTGGACCGCTGTGGCCACATCCGCCTGGCCGACTTCGGCTCTTGCCTCAAGCTGCGGGCAGATGGAACG GTGCAGTCGCTGGTGGCTGTGGGCACCCCAGACTACCTGTCCCCCGAGATCCTGCAGGCTGTGGGCGGTGGGCCTGGGACAGGCAGCTACGGGCCCGAGTGTGACTGGTGGGCGCTGGGTGTATTCGCCTATGAAATGTTCTATGGGCAGACGCCCTTCTACGCGGATTCCACGGCGGAGACCTATGGCAAGATCGTCCACTACAAG GAGCACCTCTCTCTGCCGCTGGTGGACGAAGGGGTCCCTGAGGAGGCTCGAGACTTCATTCAGCGGTTGCTGTGTCCCCCGGAGACACGGCTGGGCCGGGGTGGAGCAGGCGACTTCCAGACACATCCCTTCTTCTTTGGCCTCGACTGGGATGGTCTCCGGGACAGCGTGCCCCCCTTTACACCGGATTTCGAAGGTGCCACCGACACATGCAACTTCGACTTGGTGGAGGACGGGCTCACTGCCATGGTGAGCGGGGGCGGG GAGACACTGTCGGACATTCGGGAAGGTGCGCCGCTGGGGGTCCACCTGCCTTTTGTGGGCTACTCCTACTCCTGCATGGCCCTCAG GGACAGTGAGGTCCCAGGCTCCACACCCATGGAACTGGAGGCCGAGCAGCTGCTTGAGCCACACGTGCAAGCGCCCAGCCTGGAGCCCTCGGTGTCCCCACAGGATGAAACA GCTGAAGTGGCAGTTCCAGCGGCTGTCCCTGCGGCAGAGGCTGAGGCCGAGGTGACGCTGCGGGAGCTCCAGGaggccctggaggaggaggtgctCACCCGGCAGAGCCTGAGCCGGGAGATGGAGGCCATCCGCACGGACAACCAGAACTTCGCCAG TCAACTACGCGAGGCAGAGGCTCGGAACCGGGACCTAGAGGCACACGTCCGGCAGTTGCAGGAGCGGATGGAGTTGCTGCAGGCAGAGGGAGCCACAG cTGTCACGGGGGTCCCCAGTCCCCGGGCCACGGATCCACCTTCCCAT ATGGCCCCCCGGCCGTGGCTCTGGGCCAGTGCCCGCTGGTGGGGTCAGGCCCCATGCACCGCCGCCACCTGCTGCTCCCTGCCAGG GTCCCTAGGCCTGGCCTATCGGAGGCGCTTTCCCTGCTCCTGTTCGCCGTTGTTCTGTCTGGTGCCGCCGCCCTGGGCTGCATTGGGTTGGTGGCCCACGCCGGCCAACTCACCGCAGTCTGGCGCCGCCCAGGAGCTGCCCGCGCTCCCTGAACCCTAG